From the genome of Triticum aestivum cultivar Chinese Spring chromosome 3B, IWGSC CS RefSeq v2.1, whole genome shotgun sequence, one region includes:
- the LOC123070411 gene encoding uncharacterized protein, with translation MKRAKDYVWMAKTWTRSIYSDVWCDGLTIDTSEISFTDSSLPNLLPGMFDEDNNLTWKKLTSAGPTLSLLDDNVIYIMAKESMCHPTAYVLTVDTKSLKLESGAQCAPQKTAWFEPTYEPCVLFSSFGTTSELVKEFETKGTISEIKEGPVLSVVSKRLRVLRKKQNRIAQMEESVAAGKMLNQEQKELMHSKPVIAALIDELERLRVPLSTSLTKELSTVPAPAAGSSSFGSDLSVQDLLALIYFGSLFYVKSPNEFIATMVARKHERSSCITHGYVWDDTADLLVENDLDAVSAVAALAAARPASAVGVSHHDALQACAHHARLWLTRADAPIHPGSSVTYAAVRSKLDRIMASDYYTAPAVAGNHGAEGLHSAGTDEHDRLTRGTITQGDPSC, from the exons ATGAAGCGAGCAAAGGATTATGTCTGGATGGCTAAAACATGGACTAGATCAATTTATTCAGATGTTTGGTGTGATGGCTTGACGATTGATACGTCTGAGATATCTTTCACCGACTCAAGTTTGCCGAATTTGTTGCCTGGGATGTTTGATGAGGATAACAATTTGACTTGGAAGAAATTGACTAGTGCTGGTCCTACATTAAGCTTGCTTGATGACAATGTTATTTACATTATGGCGAAGGAGAGCATGTGCCATCCGACAGCATATGTACTTACTGTGGACACCAAAAGTTTGAAGCTCGAGTCTGGTGCGCAGTGTGCTCCTCAAAAGACGGCGTGGTTCGAACCAACATATGAACCGTGTGTTCTTTTTAGCTCTTTTGGCACGACTTCAG AGTTGGTTAAAGAATTTGAAACCAAAGGGACAATATCTGAAATCAAGGAAGGGCCGGTGCTCTCGGTGGTGTCGAAGCGTCTCCGTGTGCTGCGGAAGAAGCAGAATCGCATCGCGCAGATGGAGGAGTCCGTCGCTGCCGGCAAGATGCTTAACCAGGAGCAGAAGGAGCTCATGCACTCCAAGCCCGTCATCGCCGCGCTCATTGACGAGCTTGAGCGCCTCCGCGTACCACTCTCCACCTCTCTCACCAAGGAGCTCTCCACCGTCCCTGCACCTGCTGCCGGTTCCTCATCCTTTGGCTCCGATTTGTCCGTTCAGGACCTCCTCGCGCTCATCTACTTCGGCTCCCTTTTTTATGTCAAGTCACCGAACGAGTTCATCGCCACCATGGTTGCGCGCAAGCACGAACGGAGCAGCTGCATCACCCACGGCTACGTATGGGATGATACCGCGGACCTGCTTGTGGAGAACGACCTTGACGCAGTGTCTGCTGTGGCAGCCCTTGCCGCGGCTCGCCCTGCTTCCGCAGTTGGTGTCTCCCACCACGATGCACTCCAGGCCTGTGCCCATCATGCCCGCCTATGGCTAACCCGTGCTGATGCGCCGATCCACCCTGGCTCCTCTGTTACAT ATGCTGCGGTGAGGTCCAAGTTAGACAGGATCATGGCATCAGACTACTACACAGCACCTGCAGTTGCTGGGAACCATGGAGCTGAAGGTCTGCACTCTGCAGGCACAGATGAGCATGACCGACTCACCAGAGGCACCATCACTCAAGGAGATCCTAGCTGCTGA
- the LOC123065537 gene encoding uncharacterized protein, with product MSSPLTLLLVLAVAATAAPLAQAACADGSGATLLHGVANDVLLEYGLPKGLLPDSVKSYTFENATGDYQIELASSCYAWFGDHYVYFDKNLSGTISHGAITNLSGVMAKKLFIWVSITSMTAHPERGVIEFRAGFITEDVPASLFEEIPVCVDGVGGQLRGAAGVVRELGLLPVAEV from the coding sequence ATGTCTTCTCCCCTgaccctcctcctcgtcctcgccgtcgccgcgACGGCCGCGCCGCTCGCACAGGCCGCCTGCGCCGACGGGAGCGGCGCCACGCTGCTGCACGGCGTGGCGAACGACGTCCTCCTGGAGTACGGCCTCCCGAAGGGCCTCCTCCCGGACTCGGTCAAGTCCTACACCTTCGAGAACGCCACCGGCGACTACCAGATCGAGCTCGCCAGCAGCTGCTACGCCTGGTTCGGCGACCACTACGTCTACTTCGACAAGAACCTCAGCGGCACCATCTCCCACGGCGCCATCACCAACCTCTCCGGCGTCATGGCCAAGAAGCTCTTCATCTGGGTCTCCATCACCAGCATGACCGCGCACCCGGAGCGCGGGGTGATAGAGTTCCGCGCCGGCTTCATCACGGAGGACGTGCCGGCGTCGCTGTTCGAGGAGATCCCCGTCTGTGTCGACGGCGTCGGCGGGCAGCTCCGCGGCGCGGCCGGGGTGGTCCGGGAGCTCGGCCTGCTCCCCGTCGCCGAGGTGTGA
- the LOC123070412 gene encoding uncharacterized protein, whose protein sequence is MTPQALLLLLAAAAAVAVAAAAPPNGAANDLLPKYGLPRGLIPDSVSSYTFDEATGDFEIHLAGTCYVRFGDHLVYYEKALRGCLSKGRITGLSGIQAKKLFLWVSVSGIVAHPEEGTLEFQVGFVSEELSASLFDRVPVCGASAGAQLRGVAGVIQELGLLPVAEA, encoded by the exons ATGACTCCCcaagccctcctcctcctcctcgccgccgccgccgccgtcgccgtcgccgccgcggcccCGCCGAACGGCGCGGCGAACGACCTCCTGCCCAAGTACGGCCTCCCCAGGGGCCTCATCCCGGACTCGGTCAGCTCCTACACCTTCGACGAGGCCACGGGCGACTTCGAGATCCACCTCGCGGGCACCTGCTACGTCCGCTTCGGCGACCACCTCGTCTACTACGAGAAGGCCCTCCGCGGCTGCCTCTCCAAGGGGCGGATCACCGGCCTCTCCGGCATCCAGGCCAAGAAGCTCTTCCTCTGGGTctccgtctccggcatcgtcgcgcACCCCGAGGAGGGCACCCTCGAGTTCCAGGTCGGCTTCGTCTCCGAGGAGCTCTCCGCCTCGCTCTTCGACCGGGTGCCCGTCTGcggcgccagcgccggcgcgcaGCTCCGCGGCGTCGCCGGGGTCATCCAGGAGCTCGGCCTGCTCCCCGTTGCAGAG GCTTGA